The Rhodospirillaceae bacterium genome has a window encoding:
- a CDS encoding penicillin-binding protein activator: MVMRRVLPLFVLAGILLSGCESSDVPRQLPQANPGAAEPLASASVPVTPAPTLPILSRTQLIPGFAPESQAIPAPLRDPYGLVRIGLLLPLSGPSSDVGEALLNAAQMALFDVGDDRFVLQPYDTQGTPDGAVDASALAVAHGAQVLLGPVFSASAKAVMPQAQAAGINMVPFTTDPTVARPGVFVMGFLVHEQVRRIITFARAQGIERFAVLAPSTPYGETVVDAASQVLMQYGGTLTRTAYYNPSGDNLNDVVRGFADYDRRHNALLAQRAALESRSDTVSRVALQRLERLDTIGDVPFDALLVPAQGGRLTEVAALLPFYDIDPGRIQLLGTMVWHGPGLGREPALIGGWYPAPAPEPNAAFYQKYQALYGALPPAIATHAYDAVALAAVLGRSDLERPFSSEALASPSGFSGVDGVFRLLPTGLSERGFAILEITRNGAETIDPAPTTFESIQEQSLPAM, from the coding sequence ATGGTGATGCGACGGGTTTTGCCATTATTTGTATTGGCCGGAATTCTGCTATCAGGATGTGAGAGTTCCGATGTACCACGGCAGCTCCCGCAAGCAAATCCTGGGGCGGCTGAGCCTCTCGCTTCAGCCTCTGTTCCAGTAACTCCTGCGCCGACTTTGCCTATCTTAAGCAGAACTCAGCTAATTCCTGGTTTTGCGCCTGAATCCCAGGCAATTCCTGCTCCGTTACGTGACCCCTACGGCTTGGTTCGAATTGGATTGTTATTACCATTATCTGGTCCTTCTTCGGACGTTGGCGAAGCACTTCTAAATGCTGCTCAAATGGCTTTATTTGATGTCGGAGATGATCGTTTTGTTTTACAGCCATATGATACGCAGGGAACGCCCGATGGCGCAGTTGATGCATCTGCTCTTGCTGTTGCGCATGGTGCGCAAGTCCTTCTTGGTCCCGTATTTTCAGCGTCAGCTAAGGCTGTTATGCCGCAAGCTCAAGCGGCTGGGATTAACATGGTGCCGTTTACAACAGATCCGACGGTCGCGCGTCCTGGTGTTTTCGTAATGGGCTTTCTCGTACATGAACAGGTGCGGCGGATCATCACTTTTGCGCGCGCCCAAGGTATCGAGCGTTTTGCCGTACTGGCTCCCAGTACGCCATATGGTGAAACCGTCGTTGATGCGGCGTCACAAGTTCTCATGCAATACGGCGGCACTCTGACACGTACAGCCTATTACAATCCGTCAGGAGACAACTTAAATGATGTTGTGCGTGGTTTTGCAGACTATGACCGGCGTCATAACGCATTGCTGGCTCAGCGCGCCGCTCTGGAAAGCCGCTCTGATACTGTCTCGCGTGTGGCACTTCAAAGACTAGAACGTCTCGATACGATTGGTGATGTACCTTTTGATGCGCTGTTGGTTCCAGCACAGGGAGGCCGCCTCACAGAAGTAGCGGCACTTTTACCGTTTTACGATATTGATCCGGGGCGCATCCAATTGCTTGGAACTATGGTCTGGCATGGCCCAGGTCTGGGAAGAGAGCCAGCATTGATCGGTGGTTGGTATCCCGCTCCGGCTCCAGAGCCAAATGCGGCATTTTATCAGAAGTACCAAGCCCTTTATGGGGCTTTGCCACCGGCGATCGCCACACACGCCTATGATGCGGTTGCACTGGCAGCAGTTCTTGGCCGTTCTGATCTTGAAAGACCGTTTTCATCAGAAGCGCTTGCGTCTCCCAGCGGTTTCTCAGGCGTAGATGGAGTGTTTCGTCTACTTCCCACTGGCTTATCTGAGCGAGGGTTTGCTATCCTTGAGATCACGCGCAACGGAGCGGAAACGATTGACCCTGCACCCACCACCTTTGAATCTATTCAGGAGCAGTCGTTACCAGCTATGTGA
- a CDS encoding YifB family Mg chelatase-like AAA ATPase, with protein MVAIVRTVAFAGIDVLPIQVQVAISGGLPAFNIVGLPDKAVAESRERVRASLGAIGLALPPKRITVNLAPADVQKEGSHFDLPIAAGLLVAMDVLPREEIDGYVVLGELGLDGGIASVAGVLPAAIAANAADKGLICPGAQGSEAAWAGGAEVLAAESLLALINHFKGTSPLPSPKPVAPKSRPMVPDLKDVKGQETAKRALEVAAAGGHNILLVGPPGAGKSMLASRLPGLLPPLSAAEALELSMIHSVAGQLTEGAVLSVRPFRDPHHSASVPALIGGGMKVKPGEISLAHNGVLFLDELPEFSRQALEALRQPLESGRAVVARANAHITYPAKFQLIAAMNPCRCGYLDNPGLACSKAPRCAEDYQSKISGPMFDRIDLHVDVPAVDPLDLSTPPPSESSMAVASRVTTARMIQRKRFSEMSLDNVTCNAQVDGEALEHMASPDQEGRVLLTQAAEKMHLSARGYHRILRVARTLADLEGVADVKRLHIAEALSYRRLAPSRG; from the coding sequence GTGGTTGCTATAGTCAGAACTGTTGCCTTTGCTGGAATTGACGTTTTGCCGATTCAGGTACAGGTCGCCATATCCGGAGGTCTACCCGCCTTCAACATCGTCGGCTTACCAGACAAGGCTGTCGCCGAAAGCAGAGAACGTGTGCGAGCCTCCCTCGGCGCTATCGGCCTAGCCCTTCCACCAAAGCGGATCACCGTCAATCTAGCGCCGGCTGATGTGCAGAAAGAAGGCAGCCACTTTGACCTGCCAATCGCCGCCGGGCTTCTGGTAGCCATGGACGTGTTGCCCAGGGAAGAAATAGACGGCTATGTGGTCCTCGGGGAGCTTGGGTTAGATGGTGGCATAGCTTCAGTTGCAGGTGTTTTACCGGCAGCTATAGCAGCCAACGCCGCCGACAAAGGCCTTATTTGCCCAGGCGCTCAAGGCAGCGAAGCCGCCTGGGCTGGGGGAGCCGAAGTCCTTGCTGCAGAGTCATTGCTGGCGTTGATTAATCATTTCAAAGGTACGAGTCCTCTTCCATCTCCAAAACCGGTCGCACCAAAATCTCGACCTATGGTGCCTGATCTAAAAGACGTCAAAGGCCAAGAAACGGCAAAACGCGCTCTGGAAGTTGCAGCTGCTGGTGGCCATAACATTTTACTTGTTGGTCCTCCTGGTGCTGGAAAATCTATGCTCGCAAGTCGACTACCGGGGTTACTACCCCCGTTAAGTGCTGCAGAGGCTTTAGAACTTTCAATGATTCATTCTGTTGCTGGGCAACTCACGGAGGGAGCTGTTTTATCTGTACGACCATTTCGCGATCCACATCATTCAGCTTCGGTCCCAGCATTGATAGGCGGTGGAATGAAGGTCAAGCCTGGTGAAATCAGCTTGGCACACAATGGCGTTTTATTTTTAGATGAACTGCCAGAGTTTAGCCGCCAGGCACTAGAAGCCCTGCGTCAACCTTTAGAGTCGGGTCGGGCGGTGGTTGCAAGAGCAAATGCGCACATTACTTATCCGGCAAAGTTTCAACTGATTGCCGCTATGAATCCTTGTAGATGTGGGTACTTAGACAATCCGGGACTTGCATGCTCAAAGGCACCGAGGTGTGCCGAGGACTATCAAAGCAAAATATCAGGGCCAATGTTTGACCGCATCGATTTACATGTTGATGTACCTGCTGTTGATCCACTGGATCTTTCAACGCCGCCACCAAGCGAAAGCTCTATGGCCGTTGCTAGCAGAGTAACAACAGCACGGATGATCCAGAGAAAGCGCTTTTCAGAGATGTCTTTAGACAATGTCACTTGTAATGCACAGGTTGATGGCGAAGCGTTGGAGCACATGGCGTCCCCCGATCAAGAGGGGCGGGTATTACTCACTCAAGCTGCAGAGAAAATGCATCTCTCAGCCCGTGGCTATCATCGCATTCTACGTGTCGCGCGAACCTTAGCTGATTTAGAGGGCGTTGCAGATGTGAAACGCCTGCATATTGCGGAAGCCCTTAGTTACCGTCGGCTGGCACCCAGCAGAGGGTGA
- a CDS encoding YraN family protein, which produces MAAKQFSKRRRAQVIGQWSEYACRLLLAVTGWTTLHHGYRAHRGTGAGEIDLIAKRRSTLAFIEVKARQTLTIGLESVTPEQQRRIIKGADRFLASNPQFHNLDVRFDVMIVRPWHLPKHFSDVWRP; this is translated from the coding sequence ATGGCAGCTAAGCAATTCTCTAAAAGACGACGCGCCCAGGTTATCGGACAGTGGAGTGAATATGCCTGCAGATTGCTCTTAGCCGTCACTGGCTGGACGACACTGCATCACGGATATCGTGCGCACAGAGGCACCGGGGCGGGGGAAATTGATCTTATTGCTAAACGGCGCAGTACTTTAGCTTTCATAGAAGTCAAGGCGCGACAAACTTTAACTATAGGGTTGGAATCAGTAACTCCTGAACAACAACGCAGAATCATTAAAGGTGCAGATCGATTTTTGGCAAGCAACCCGCAATTTCACAACCTTGATGTCCGTTTTGACGTCATGATTGTAAGGCCCTGGCATCTGCCTAAGCATTTTTCTGATGTCTGGCGACCATAA
- a CDS encoding lipid-binding SYLF domain-containing protein: protein MSVLKQAFQRLSTAVASLLLIFALPAAADDVMDARHVIDTAKISVERVRTEHRPSEQLDSLLKRARGVLVIPSYYKAGFILGGSYGDGVLLRKLEDGSFSDPAFYRMTSGSIGLQFGMQSAEIMFLILTEDGMQAVLDDEFKIGATVGISVGAVGAGAEAATTTNVGNDIVAYSKNAGLFAGGSFEGSIIKPRKDWNAAVYGVDQSNPKGIVSRGQLMYADGLKQTLVTEIYAQEPQVN from the coding sequence ATGTCAGTCCTAAAACAAGCGTTTCAAAGGCTAAGCACAGCGGTAGCGTCCCTATTACTTATATTTGCGTTACCAGCTGCGGCGGATGATGTGATGGATGCCCGTCATGTAATTGATACAGCAAAGATTTCTGTGGAACGCGTTCGTACTGAGCACCGACCATCAGAGCAACTCGATTCATTATTAAAACGAGCACGTGGGGTTTTGGTTATTCCATCCTATTACAAGGCTGGGTTTATTCTGGGAGGAAGCTATGGTGACGGAGTCCTCCTAAGGAAACTTGAAGATGGGTCATTTAGCGACCCCGCATTCTATCGAATGACATCTGGATCCATTGGACTTCAATTCGGAATGCAATCTGCAGAAATCATGTTTTTAATTCTCACGGAAGATGGCATGCAAGCTGTTCTTGATGATGAATTTAAAATCGGAGCTACCGTTGGCATAAGCGTTGGGGCGGTAGGCGCAGGTGCAGAAGCGGCGACAACAACAAATGTCGGAAACGATATAGTTGCATACTCAAAGAACGCTGGCCTTTTTGCCGGTGGGAGCTTTGAGGGAAGCATTATTAAACCGCGCAAAGACTGGAATGCTGCGGTTTATGGAGTTGATCAATCCAATCCAAAAGGCATTGTGAGCCGCGGACAGCTTATGTACGCAGATGGGCTTAAACAAACCCTTGTGACAGAGATTTACGCCCAAGAGCCGCAGGTCAATTGA
- a CDS encoding mechanosensitive ion channel: MELEKQMVEAIEAGMTVITTYGLSVVGAVVILIIGWVVSGRVASSIRKAGERSNKIDATLTSFFASVAKYAVLVFTFIAVLSRFGVETTSFVAVLGALGLAIGLSLQGTLANVASGVMLIMFRPFKVGDFVDTAGVSGTVKDITLFTTELATPDNVKVIVPNGAVWGDTIKNFSGNTTRRVDMVMGIGYGSSIDQAIKTMSEIIAADNRIHDDPEPFFAVGELADSSVNIIVRMWTNAPDYWGVKFDLTKSFKEAFDREGIEIPFPQTVVHHINKQSE, encoded by the coding sequence ATGGAACTTGAGAAGCAAATGGTAGAAGCCATCGAAGCTGGCATGACAGTCATTACAACATATGGATTATCTGTCGTTGGCGCTGTCGTCATACTGATTATCGGCTGGGTCGTCTCAGGTAGAGTTGCCAGTTCAATACGAAAAGCAGGGGAAAGATCAAACAAGATTGATGCGACGCTGACATCTTTCTTTGCGTCGGTGGCCAAGTATGCGGTTTTGGTTTTTACATTTATCGCCGTCCTCTCACGCTTCGGCGTAGAAACCACAAGTTTTGTGGCGGTGTTAGGTGCGCTAGGTCTCGCCATCGGATTATCGCTGCAAGGCACGCTTGCAAATGTCGCCAGCGGCGTCATGCTGATTATGTTCCGGCCCTTTAAGGTGGGGGATTTTGTAGATACAGCCGGCGTTTCTGGAACCGTTAAAGATATAACATTGTTCACAACAGAGCTGGCAACGCCTGACAACGTTAAAGTTATCGTGCCCAATGGTGCAGTCTGGGGTGACACAATCAAAAATTTCTCGGGAAACACAACGCGCCGGGTAGATATGGTCATGGGCATCGGCTACGGCTCAAGCATAGACCAGGCCATCAAAACAATGTCAGAGATTATTGCGGCGGATAACCGCATACACGACGACCCAGAACCATTTTTTGCGGTCGGGGAATTAGCTGATAGCTCCGTGAATATCATTGTTCGGATGTGGACCAACGCTCCAGATTACTGGGGTGTGAAATTTGATCTTACAAAATCATTCAAAGAAGCGTTTGACCGTGAAGGTATAGAGATTCCCTTCCCACAAACCGTTGTGCATCACATTAACAAGCAGAGCGAATGA
- the rsmI gene encoding 16S rRNA (cytidine(1402)-2'-O)-methyltransferase, giving the protein MVSTPIGNLMDITFRAIDVLGQADVIACEDTRVTGKLLKHYGISTRMIVYNDHSGPKTRPLLLADLKAGKRVALVSDAGTPLISDPGYKLVSECAENGIRIIPIPGASAMLAGLVTSGLPTDKVLYAGFLPSKQKARQSSIKALAGINATLVFYETGPRLAATLADLAEHLGSRAATVARELTKLFEEITRDDLPVLAKSYNAKPDVKGEVIILVGPPLDLVIFDTEDTEAAILNALETMSVRDAAAAVADLTGQPRRVIYAQALQLKNKSSKKM; this is encoded by the coding sequence GTGGTTTCCACACCCATCGGCAACCTGATGGATATTACGTTTCGAGCAATTGATGTTCTGGGGCAAGCCGATGTGATTGCCTGTGAAGATACAAGGGTTACCGGAAAACTGCTTAAACATTACGGCATATCAACGCGGATGATCGTATACAACGATCACAGCGGGCCAAAAACACGACCCCTTTTGCTAGCTGATCTAAAGGCAGGTAAACGCGTCGCCTTGGTTTCTGATGCCGGTACGCCTTTGATATCTGATCCCGGATATAAATTGGTTTCAGAATGCGCTGAAAACGGCATACGTATCATTCCAATACCGGGCGCGTCTGCAATGCTCGCAGGGCTTGTGACGTCAGGCTTGCCAACCGACAAGGTGTTATATGCTGGGTTTTTGCCATCGAAACAAAAAGCTCGGCAATCAAGCATAAAAGCGTTAGCTGGGATTAACGCAACGCTCGTCTTTTATGAAACAGGCCCACGATTGGCCGCAACACTTGCTGATTTAGCGGAACATCTTGGATCACGCGCCGCAACTGTGGCCCGTGAATTGACAAAGTTATTTGAAGAAATCACACGCGATGACCTCCCGGTTTTAGCCAAATCATATAATGCCAAACCAGATGTAAAGGGTGAGGTTATCATCCTAGTAGGTCCACCTTTGGATTTGGTTATTTTTGATACTGAAGACACTGAGGCCGCTATCCTTAATGCCCTTGAAACAATGAGCGTGCGCGATGCCGCAGCAGCTGTTGCTGACCTTACAGGGCAACCGAGACGCGTTATTTATGCGCAGGCATTGCAACTAAAAAATAAGTCTTCTAAAAAAATGTGA
- a CDS encoding alpha-E domain-containing protein codes for MTLLSRTANNLYWFGRYVERAENTARLLDVTYRMSQLPDPSLAPNAEWIAALEMVGQRKEFDKRFKRLNQHKVIEFLSIDEKNPSSIKSTLRAARENARAERNSIPTEVFESLNAAWIGMKTVDSKSLEDGNCRDFFDWVKDKVHALRGLTYGVMLQKEAFQFYRIGTFMERADNTARLVDVKFTVLSVRNRNDKIEDYYRWGALLRSLSALKSYRMVYRDTVRPMQVVELLLTNPDFPRSIAHCTNIVSDTLENLGPDTRSAFLAKRLHQQFAKESVDKVIRTKTVHTVLEEFTAAIATLSDQIAKDFLLEA; via the coding sequence ATGACTCTTCTGTCACGCACAGCCAATAACTTGTATTGGTTCGGTCGCTACGTTGAGCGTGCTGAGAACACAGCCCGTCTTCTTGATGTCACTTATCGCATGAGCCAATTGCCAGACCCAAGTCTTGCGCCCAATGCAGAATGGATTGCGGCGTTGGAGATGGTTGGCCAACGCAAAGAGTTCGACAAAAGATTTAAGCGTTTAAATCAGCACAAGGTGATAGAATTTCTTTCCATAGATGAAAAAAATCCATCAAGTATTAAAAGTACGCTTCGTGCAGCTCGAGAGAATGCGCGCGCAGAACGGAATTCAATTCCAACTGAGGTTTTCGAAAGTCTTAACGCCGCTTGGATCGGCATGAAAACAGTAGATAGTAAATCCCTTGAGGACGGTAATTGCCGAGATTTCTTTGATTGGGTTAAAGACAAAGTCCACGCGCTTCGCGGCTTAACCTATGGCGTGATGCTGCAAAAAGAGGCTTTTCAGTTCTACCGTATCGGTACATTTATGGAGCGCGCCGACAATACAGCGCGTTTGGTTGATGTTAAATTTACGGTTCTCTCTGTGCGAAACCGAAACGATAAAATCGAAGATTATTACCGCTGGGGGGCTTTGCTTCGGTCATTGTCGGCCTTGAAGTCTTATCGCATGGTGTATCGGGATACTGTACGCCCGATGCAAGTGGTTGAATTACTGCTGACCAACCCAGATTTCCCACGTTCCATTGCGCACTGTACAAACATTGTCTCAGATACGCTTGAAAACCTCGGGCCAGATACGCGCAGTGCGTTTCTTGCAAAACGCTTGCATCAGCAGTTTGCCAAAGAAAGCGTAGACAAAGTTATCCGCACTAAAACTGTACACACTGTCCTTGAAGAATTTACGGCAGCAATTGCCACACTTTCAGATCAGATCGCTAAAGACTTCTTATTAGAAGCGTAA
- a CDS encoding transglutaminase-like domain-containing protein, with translation MAIKSPAVESNREHLTDLFVRSDGVIDLAEAALRLAAYDSSTDIDLSFYRAHLDSLYDALGTEAAACELDDSNTSPKKMASVLRTVLHLNFRYRGDGETYDDLDNANLMRVIDRRLGLPVTIGILYISAARSLGWNACGLNFPGHFLVRLESLDGNRGIIDPFHGGIILDTPALRDLLKVVTGPTEELDAKHYQPVSDRDILVRLQNNIKTRRLDLGQMDEALKTLKSMQVLLPDSAALCREAGLLQLRLGHLSEALRALEDYMKKAPPGPERNRIDTVVKDLKQRIQ, from the coding sequence ATGGCGATAAAGTCACCTGCTGTGGAATCAAACAGAGAGCATCTGACAGACCTCTTTGTCCGCAGCGATGGCGTCATAGACTTGGCAGAAGCAGCCTTGCGGTTGGCAGCCTACGATAGCAGCACTGACATAGACTTAAGCTTTTACCGGGCTCACCTTGATAGCCTTTACGATGCATTAGGAACTGAAGCTGCTGCATGTGAATTGGATGATTCAAACACCTCGCCAAAAAAAATGGCGTCCGTTTTAAGAACGGTCTTACATTTGAATTTCCGTTATCGCGGTGATGGTGAGACTTATGATGATCTCGACAACGCAAATTTGATGCGTGTGATTGATCGTCGTTTAGGTTTGCCGGTTACAATCGGCATTCTATATATTTCAGCAGCTCGGTCGCTGGGTTGGAATGCCTGCGGGCTTAATTTTCCAGGGCATTTTCTAGTGCGGCTTGAAAGCCTGGATGGGAATAGGGGGATCATTGACCCTTTTCATGGCGGCATCATCTTGGACACACCCGCATTAAGAGATTTACTCAAAGTCGTAACAGGCCCCACTGAAGAATTAGACGCCAAACATTATCAACCGGTAAGCGACAGAGATATTCTTGTGCGCCTTCAGAATAATATAAAAACGCGGCGGCTCGACTTAGGCCAAATGGACGAAGCGCTGAAAACTTTGAAGTCAATGCAGGTGCTTTTGCCAGATAGCGCTGCATTATGCCGAGAGGCGGGTCTGCTGCAGCTTCGGCTGGGGCATCTTTCTGAAGCCCTGAGGGCTTTAGAAGACTACATGAAGAAAGCCCCACCCGGCCCTGAGCGCAATCGAATTGATACGGTTGTAAAAGATTTAAAACAACGTATTCAATAA
- the gshB gene encoding glutathione synthase, translated as MTLAVAIQMDPMDGIDINGDSTFVMALEAQKRGFGLFHYLPNRLSFRDGRVIAKANALEVRREKGNHFTFGETQEIDLSLMDVILMRQDPPFDMAYITATHILEHIADDTLVVNNPVSVRNAPEKLFVTHFEGVMPPTLITSDPEEIKKFRLEHQDIIIKPLYGNGGAGVFHISPGDENLASLVEMFTLNFREPMIVQKYVAAVREGDKRIILVDGEVAGAINRVPAAGEARSNMHVGGRPEKSKLTAREQELCEAIGPSLKEQGLIFVGIDVIGGYLTEINVTSPTGLQEINRFDDVCIEAQIWDAIEEKL; from the coding sequence ATGACACTTGCAGTAGCCATACAAATGGACCCTATGGACGGGATAGATATCAACGGTGATTCAACATTTGTAATGGCGCTTGAGGCACAGAAACGTGGTTTTGGGCTTTTTCATTACCTACCTAATCGTCTGTCCTTTCGTGATGGTCGCGTGATTGCGAAAGCCAATGCTTTAGAAGTTCGCCGTGAAAAAGGAAATCACTTCACGTTCGGCGAAACACAAGAGATCGATTTGTCTCTGATGGATGTGATTTTGATGCGACAAGATCCGCCGTTCGATATGGCGTACATAACCGCAACACATATTCTGGAGCACATCGCCGATGACACGCTTGTCGTCAACAATCCAGTGAGTGTTAGAAATGCTCCCGAAAAGCTATTCGTGACGCACTTTGAAGGCGTGATGCCGCCAACGCTAATCACGTCGGACCCCGAAGAAATCAAAAAATTCCGGTTAGAACATCAAGACATTATTATTAAACCGTTGTATGGCAATGGCGGTGCTGGCGTGTTCCATATATCTCCAGGCGATGAGAATCTTGCATCGCTTGTTGAAATGTTCACTTTGAATTTTCGTGAGCCAATGATCGTGCAAAAATACGTCGCGGCCGTACGTGAGGGCGATAAACGCATTATCCTTGTTGACGGCGAAGTTGCTGGCGCGATTAATCGTGTTCCTGCCGCTGGAGAAGCCAGATCAAATATGCATGTTGGTGGGCGCCCAGAAAAATCAAAACTCACCGCGCGGGAACAAGAACTTTGCGAAGCAATTGGTCCCTCCTTAAAAGAGCAGGGATTAATATTTGTTGGGATTGACGTTATTGGCGGATATCTCACAGAGATCAACGTGACATCACCAACAGGACTGCAAGAAATAAATCGCTTTGATGACGTGTGCATAGAGGCACAGATTTGGGACGCGATTGAAGAAAAACTGTAA
- a CDS encoding circularly permuted type 2 ATP-grasp protein, which translates to MFRRLGITFAVYGQEDQDERLIPFDVVPRIISKPEWDGLSLGVCQRVSALNKFIHDVYHSQQIFKAGKVPRALLKNNDEYCAAMKGFTPPGGVYSHISGVDLVRTSEDEFYVLEDNLRCPSGVSYMMENRSVMARLFPDLFDRMPVAPVNHYPSELLSTLLSTAPEGIADPTAVLLTPGRFNSAYFEHAFLADEMGIELVEGNDLYVRKNHVFMRTIAGPQRVDVIYRRINDDFLDPKVFNKDSMLGVPGLFQAYRSGNVTIANAVGNGIADDKAVYDYVPEMIQYYLDEEPILKNVPTYHLKNKKQRDEVLDKIMTMVIKEVHGAGGYGMLVGPKSTKKERDAYIRKVMARPSNYIAQPALALSTCPTFDGNKLSPRHVDLRPYVLTGRDGPTVVPGGLTRVALKKGSLVVNSSQGGGTKDTWVLTK; encoded by the coding sequence ATGTTTCGTCGCCTTGGCATAACCTTTGCTGTCTATGGTCAAGAAGACCAAGATGAACGCCTCATCCCCTTCGATGTGGTCCCCCGTATTATTTCCAAACCGGAATGGGACGGCTTGTCCTTAGGTGTTTGCCAGCGTGTAAGCGCGCTAAATAAATTTATTCATGACGTTTACCATTCGCAGCAAATTTTCAAGGCTGGTAAAGTTCCGCGCGCTCTTCTCAAAAACAATGATGAATATTGCGCTGCGATGAAAGGCTTTACTCCGCCTGGCGGGGTTTACAGTCATATTTCCGGCGTTGATTTGGTTCGTACGAGCGAAGACGAGTTTTACGTTCTTGAGGATAATCTCCGATGTCCGTCAGGGGTCTCTTACATGATGGAAAACAGGAGCGTTATGGCGCGACTTTTTCCTGACCTATTTGACCGGATGCCGGTCGCACCTGTGAATCACTATCCAAGCGAGCTCCTCTCTACCCTTTTATCGACAGCACCAGAAGGTATCGCTGATCCAACAGCTGTATTGCTGACGCCTGGTCGGTTTAACTCAGCCTATTTTGAGCATGCATTTCTTGCCGATGAAATGGGCATTGAACTGGTTGAGGGGAATGATCTTTACGTTCGCAAAAATCATGTTTTTATGCGGACAATCGCAGGGCCGCAACGCGTTGATGTCATCTATCGTCGTATCAATGATGATTTTTTGGACCCCAAGGTCTTCAATAAAGATTCTATGCTTGGTGTTCCGGGTTTATTTCAGGCTTATCGCAGCGGCAACGTGACAATAGCCAATGCTGTTGGCAATGGAATCGCTGATGACAAAGCGGTTTATGATTATGTTCCAGAAATGATCCAGTATTATCTGGATGAGGAGCCCATCCTTAAGAACGTTCCGACCTATCACCTTAAAAACAAAAAACAACGCGACGAGGTGCTAGATAAAATAATGACTATGGTCATTAAAGAGGTTCATGGCGCTGGCGGCTACGGTATGTTGGTAGGGCCAAAATCAACCAAGAAAGAGCGTGATGCCTATATTCGTAAAGTCATGGCGCGGCCCAGCAATTATATTGCTCAACCAGCATTGGCTCTTTCAACATGCCCGACATTTGATGGCAATAAATTAAGCCCGAGGCATGTAGACCTCAGGCCTTATGTCTTAACCGGCCGTGATGGTCCAACCGTCGTGCCCGGTGGATTGACGCGCGTGGCCTTAAAAAAGGGCTCGCTGGTTGTGAATTCATCGCAAGGCGGCGGCACAAAAGATACATGGGTGCTGACGAAATGA